Below is a genomic region from Helicobacter pylori.
GTGTTATTGTCCAAAGCGGAAGTGGCCTCATCAAAGATTAAAACTTGAGCGTCTTTATACAAAGCTCTTGCAATGGCGATTCTTTGGCGTTGGCCGCCGCTAAGATTGGTGCCAAATTCATCTAAAACACTCTCTATCCCATGAGGCATTTTTTCCACAAAATCTAAGGCTTGAGCTTTTTTTAAGCATTCTTTGATTTTGACCTCATCAATTTCTAAACCATACGCCACATTTTCAGCCACGCTCCCGTTGAAAATAAACACCCTTTGAGTGACAACGCTAATCTTTTCTCTCAAGGATTTTTGAGTGATGCTCTCTATTTTTTGATCATTAATGAAAATTTCGCCCTGGCTTGGCTCATAAAGGCGTAAGATCAGATTCACTAATGAGCTTTTACCGCTCCCGCTTTCGCCTTTTAAAGCGATGATTTCATTTTGTTGGAATTTCAAACTAATATCGCTTAAAACATAGTGCTCTTGATTATCTAGTGCATAAGCCAGCCATACCTTTTTAAATTCTATGGTGTGTATAGCGTCATCTAGCGTTAATTCCCCATCAACAATAGCCGGCTCTCTTTCTAAAATCTCATGGATCCTGTCGCTAGCGACAAAGGCTTCTTGAAAATTAGAAACGATCCTAGTCAAGCGTTTGATCGGCGTATAGAGCATAAAAAGGGCCGTGATGAAAGAAAAAAACGCCCCCACGCTAATATGGCCCCTAATCACTTCATTCCCCCCTAAATAAATCACTAGCGCTATAGCGATTGAGCCTAAAAACTCCATTAAAGGCGAAGAAATTTCAGCCACGGCGATGTTTTTGATGCCGATTTTAAAAAACGCTTCATTTTCTTTCACAAAAGCCTTATGCTCTAATTTTTCGCCATTAGAGATTTTAATCGCTTCCACATTGTTAAAGACTTCACTCAAACGAGCGGTGATTTTGGCGTTACTCTCTTGATGGGATTTAGCGAGTTTTTTAACCTTACGAATGATTTTACTGATAGGAATGGCGGCTAGTGGCATGATCACTAGCCCCACTAACGCTAATTTAGGGCTTTGATAAACCACCACCCCCACTAACCCAACGATCGTTAGCCCCTCTCTTATGCTCTCTGAAAGGTAATTGGACAAACTCGCTCTGATCAAACCTATATCATTGGTGATTCTTGCGATCAATTCGCCCTTTTTCGTCCTGTTAAAAAAATCCATTTCCATTTTGAGAAGGCTTTCTAGCATAGTGTTGCGTATTTTTTTGACAATATCAAGCCCGATAAAGTTAGTGAAATAAGTGCCTAAATACATGCCCCCACTCTTACCCAAATACGCCAAAATCACTAAAAAAGGCAGGATTTTGAGCATTTGAGTGTCTTTATTGATAAAAATTTCATCTAAAGTGGGCTTGACTAAATAAGTCCCCCAAGCCGTGCTTAAAGCCACCACTAAAGAAGAAAATAAAACCACTATAAAACTTTTATAATGCTCTTTAAGATATTTAGAATAACGCCTGAAAAAGAGTTTCAAATGTTTAACCTTATGGATTTGATTAAACTCGTATTATAGTGTTTTTATTAAGGGATTTTTAACGCTTTAATAAACAGCTTAAAGCGATTAATTAGAATTTAGCGCTAAGAGTTGTCATCAAATGGCTCCTGTCTGAATAAAGCGCTTTAGAGCCAGGCGTGGGCTTATAACTCCCTACCATAAAGCCTGCATGCGTCATCACGCCCAAATATTCTAATTTCACGCTCGCTGTCAAACTCTTACTGATCTTATAGCCCACATTAACAGCCGCACTCGCTTCATTAGCTAAAGTGCCGCTAGTCCAACGCCATAAAGTCCCCCACAGCCACTTTTTATGCACGCCCCCACCAAAAACCCAACCAGAGACGGCATCAGCGGTTACCACATGGCTTAAGGCTTGTCCTATATCATAAACGCTATTGGTCCAAAAATCAATGCCTAAAGGATTTCCT
It encodes:
- a CDS encoding ABC transporter ATP-binding protein gives rise to the protein MKLFFRRYSKYLKEHYKSFIVVLFSSLVVALSTAWGTYLVKPTLDEIFINKDTQMLKILPFLVILAYLGKSGGMYLGTYFTNFIGLDIVKKIRNTMLESLLKMEMDFFNRTKKGELIARITNDIGLIRASLSNYLSESIREGLTIVGLVGVVVYQSPKLALVGLVIMPLAAIPISKIIRKVKKLAKSHQESNAKITARLSEVFNNVEAIKISNGEKLEHKAFVKENEAFFKIGIKNIAVAEISSPLMEFLGSIAIALVIYLGGNEVIRGHISVGAFFSFITALFMLYTPIKRLTRIVSNFQEAFVASDRIHEILEREPAIVDGELTLDDAIHTIEFKKVWLAYALDNQEHYVLSDISLKFQQNEIIALKGESGSGKSSLVNLILRLYEPSQGEIFINDQKIESITQKSLREKISVVTQRVFIFNGSVAENVAYGLEIDEVKIKECLKKAQALDFVEKMPHGIESVLDEFGTNLSGGQRQRIAIARALYKDAQVLIFDEATSALDNNTEESVKQSILELKQNRLIILISHNPSTLKLATKHVKLEHGRLIEC